From the genome of Marixanthomonas ophiurae, one region includes:
- a CDS encoding PepSY domain-containing protein produces the protein MVNRKTAKWIRKAHRYLGIFLGIQFLMWTISGMYFSWTDIDEIHGDQFKKVAPKQKSFNDLLGTSQLDTEQPIQTLELLEIANEPYYWINETQLINARTGHKKNGVSEEEAQEVANRYMLTDLKIAEIQRVDTVGQHHEYRGRPLPAYEISYETPQNLKAYVAIENGAFQTVRHRDWRWFDFLWMTHTMDYQGRDNFNTLVLRGFSLLGLITVLSGFLLWYTSSPTIRKIIKKKRK, from the coding sequence ATGGTCAACAGAAAAACAGCAAAATGGATTAGAAAAGCACACCGTTACTTGGGTATCTTCTTAGGTATCCAGTTTTTGATGTGGACGATTAGCGGGATGTATTTCAGTTGGACAGATATAGATGAAATTCACGGCGACCAGTTTAAAAAAGTAGCACCTAAACAGAAGTCTTTTAACGATTTACTCGGTACATCTCAACTCGATACAGAGCAACCAATCCAAACTTTAGAACTATTGGAAATTGCAAACGAACCTTACTATTGGATTAATGAAACACAACTTATTAATGCCAGAACAGGACATAAGAAAAATGGGGTTTCTGAAGAAGAGGCGCAAGAAGTTGCAAATAGGTATATGCTAACCGATTTAAAAATAGCTGAAATTCAACGGGTCGATACGGTAGGGCAGCATCACGAATATCGTGGTCGTCCACTTCCGGCGTATGAAATTTCGTATGAAACACCTCAAAATTTAAAGGCCTACGTGGCCATTGAAAATGGCGCATTTCAAACGGTAAGACACAGGGATTGGCGTTGGTTCGATTTCCTTTGGATGACACACACTATGGATTATCAAGGTAGAGACAATTTTAACACATTAGTATTGCGAGGGTTTTCACTATTAGGGTTGATTACTGTATTAAGTGGTTTTTTACTTTGGTACACGTCATCCCCAACCATTAGAAAAATAATTAAAAAGAAACGAAAATAA
- a CDS encoding heme-binding domain-containing protein has product MKIVKIIAIVLLVAFVGIQFIPTTRNQSDTVPSTDFMLVNNVPETIQKKLQVSCYDCHSNNTQYPWYNKIQPVAWFLEDHIKEGKAELNFNEWDSLSSRRKASKLRSIIKQIENGEMPLDSYTLIHSEATFTEAEAEELINFITQLKDSL; this is encoded by the coding sequence ATGAAAATTGTAAAGATTATAGCAATAGTACTACTGGTAGCGTTCGTGGGAATTCAATTTATTCCGACTACACGCAATCAAAGTGATACTGTACCGTCAACTGATTTTATGCTGGTCAATAATGTACCAGAAACTATTCAAAAAAAGTTACAGGTATCCTGCTATGATTGCCACAGCAATAATACTCAATACCCTTGGTATAATAAGATTCAACCTGTTGCTTGGTTTTTGGAAGACCATATTAAAGAAGGAAAAGCTGAACTTAATTTCAACGAATGGGATTCATTATCCAGCCGAAGAAAAGCAAGTAAGTTAAGGTCTATTATCAAGCAGATTGAAAATGGCGAAATGCCTTTGGATTCTTACACTTTGATACATAGTGAGGCAACATTTACAGAAGCTGAAGCAGAAGAGTTAATCAATTTTATCACACAATTAAAAGATAGTTTATAA
- a CDS encoding efflux RND transporter periplasmic adaptor subunit, whose protein sequence is MNKNIIYISVALIVGLLGGFLLFGGGSADKATNNAKDTHDHSEEIASNQMWTCSMHPQIMQPEPGDCPICGMDLIPAESGADGLNANEIKMTDNAMALANIQTSLVGKGQMGNNSLKLSGKIKANEESNAVQVTYFGGRIEKLYVNSTGERVGAGQRLATIYSPELVAAQQELLTASSLKESQPELYKAVRNKLKLWKLSEKQINAIETAGKVQENFPVFATVSGTVTMKMVEEGDYLKQGQPLYKIANLNTVWAEFDAYENQIASLKEGQTIKVTTNAYRNEVFDAKVSFIDPLLNSATRTVVVRAVLQNKKDLFKPGMFVEGIIEGTQTSTENTVSVPSTAVMWTGERSVVYVKTNPNEAIFEMREVLLGNANGDSYTILEGLKNGDEVVTNGTFTVDAAAQLQGKKSMMNASGGKTMTGHEGHLGMQEDNSGENTNEANHSQMKERIEVSNKFQNQLKQVFDDYILLKDALVNDDAKGAQQAGKQINQSLKKVDMKLLSDKKAHNHWMTIQKELKSSANAIENSSDIAAQRGHFKHLSAHMISGVQLFGVNQNVYIQFCPMANNNKGAYWISLEEEVLNPYYGEAMLTCGEVKATLK, encoded by the coding sequence ATGAATAAAAACATCATTTATATAAGTGTTGCCTTGATTGTTGGCCTGTTAGGCGGCTTTCTACTATTCGGTGGAGGTTCTGCGGACAAGGCAACAAATAATGCGAAAGACACCCACGACCATTCAGAAGAAATTGCTTCTAATCAAATGTGGACGTGTTCTATGCATCCACAGATTATGCAACCAGAACCTGGGGATTGTCCCATTTGTGGAATGGATTTAATTCCAGCCGAATCTGGTGCAGATGGTCTCAATGCCAATGAAATAAAAATGACCGATAACGCAATGGCACTGGCCAATATCCAAACATCACTTGTAGGAAAAGGACAAATGGGAAATAATTCCCTTAAATTATCTGGTAAGATAAAAGCTAATGAAGAGTCAAATGCCGTACAGGTTACATATTTTGGAGGAAGAATAGAAAAACTGTACGTTAATTCTACAGGAGAACGTGTTGGAGCAGGACAACGCTTGGCAACTATTTATTCGCCAGAATTGGTTGCTGCACAGCAAGAACTGCTTACCGCTTCATCCTTAAAAGAATCGCAACCAGAATTGTATAAGGCTGTTAGGAACAAACTTAAACTTTGGAAACTTTCCGAAAAGCAAATCAACGCCATAGAAACTGCTGGGAAAGTGCAAGAAAACTTTCCGGTTTTTGCAACCGTTTCAGGAACGGTAACAATGAAAATGGTAGAAGAAGGGGATTATTTAAAGCAAGGACAACCCTTATATAAAATTGCGAATCTCAATACAGTATGGGCAGAATTTGATGCTTATGAAAATCAAATTGCATCCCTAAAAGAAGGGCAAACTATTAAAGTGACCACAAATGCTTATCGCAATGAGGTTTTTGATGCAAAAGTCTCATTCATCGACCCCTTATTAAATTCTGCAACTAGAACGGTGGTTGTAAGAGCGGTCTTGCAAAATAAGAAAGACCTCTTTAAACCGGGAATGTTTGTGGAAGGTATAATTGAGGGTACGCAAACAAGCACCGAGAATACCGTTTCCGTACCGTCAACCGCTGTTATGTGGACGGGAGAACGCTCTGTAGTCTATGTCAAAACAAACCCTAATGAAGCTATTTTTGAAATGAGGGAAGTTTTATTGGGCAATGCCAATGGCGATAGTTATACCATTCTTGAAGGTTTAAAGAATGGAGATGAAGTCGTAACTAACGGAACGTTTACCGTAGATGCCGCTGCACAATTACAGGGAAAAAAAAGTATGATGAATGCATCTGGTGGTAAAACAATGACAGGCCACGAAGGGCATTTGGGAATGCAAGAAGATAATTCTGGAGAAAATACAAATGAAGCCAACCATTCTCAAATGAAAGAAAGGATTGAAGTTTCAAACAAATTTCAGAATCAGTTAAAACAGGTTTTTGATGATTATATCCTTTTAAAAGATGCTTTGGTAAATGATGATGCCAAGGGCGCTCAACAGGCAGGAAAACAAATAAACCAATCTTTGAAAAAAGTGGATATGAAATTATTATCTGATAAAAAGGCGCATAACCATTGGATGACCATTCAAAAGGAACTAAAATCATCTGCAAATGCTATTGAGAACAGTTCAGACATAGCAGCACAAAGAGGGCATTTCAAGCATCTTTCGGCACATATGATAAGTGGTGTACAGCTTTTTGGGGTCAACCAAAATGTATATATCCAGTTTTGCCCAATGGCCAATAACAATAAAGGTGCCTATTGGATAAGTTTGGAAGAAGAAGTGCTAAATCCATATTATGGAGAGGCTATGTTAACCTGTGGAGAGGTAAAAGCAACTTTAAAATAA
- a CDS encoding heavy metal translocating P-type ATPase, which translates to METINIFETEKKNVKQGIKESFPVIGMTCASCAASVESVLKHTDGVFDASVNFASSSVLVEYDKELSPNQLQNALREVGYDIIIDAENPSAVQQELQQKHYQDIKNRTIWSAILTLPIFVLGMFFMQWEPGKWISLVLTFPILFWFGRSFFINAFKQAKHGKSNMDTLVALSTGIAFLFSVFNTFFPEFWLNRGIEPHVYYEAATVIITFISLGKLLEEKAKSNTSSAIKKLMGLQPKTLKIIENGEEKEIPISSVQVGQTILVRPGEKIPVDGEVSKGSSYVDESMITGEPVPVEKIKDEKVFAGTVNQKGSFQFTAEKVGGETLLSQIIKMVQQAQGSKAPVQKLVDKIAGIFVPVVLGISIVTFIVWMSLGGDNAFSQALLTSVAVLVIACPCALGLATPTAIMVGIGKGAENNILIKDAESLELGHKVNAVILDKTGTITEGKPLVTDIFWKDKLEDINEYKKVLLAIEAQSEHPLAEAVVNHLKDENIEKAEIASFESITGKGVKAQTENGSPYYVGNHKLMLEKNIQIDASLMQTAESLEEQAKTVIFFGNEKQVLAILAIADKIKETSKMAIATLQERGIEVYMLTGDNNKTASAVAKQVGITNYQGEVMPSDKAAFVEKLQADGKIVAMVGDGINDSHALAQANVSIAMGKGSDIAMDVAKMTLITSDLQSIPKALELSKRTVLGIRQNLFWAFIYNIIGIPIAAGVLYPVNGFLLDPMIAGAAMAFSSVSVVANSLRLKRVKL; encoded by the coding sequence ATGGAGACAATCAACATATTTGAAACCGAAAAAAAGAATGTTAAACAGGGAATAAAAGAATCATTCCCAGTTATAGGTATGACCTGCGCATCTTGCGCAGCAAGCGTTGAATCCGTTTTAAAACACACAGATGGCGTATTTGATGCTAGCGTAAACTTTGCGAGCAGTTCTGTTCTTGTAGAGTACGACAAAGAGTTGAGTCCTAATCAACTTCAAAATGCACTTCGCGAAGTTGGTTATGACATAATCATTGATGCGGAGAATCCTTCAGCAGTACAACAAGAACTACAGCAAAAACATTATCAAGACATAAAAAACCGTACTATCTGGTCGGCCATACTTACCCTTCCCATTTTTGTATTAGGAATGTTTTTTATGCAATGGGAACCAGGTAAGTGGATTTCTTTGGTGTTGACTTTTCCAATTCTTTTTTGGTTCGGTCGTAGCTTTTTCATCAATGCTTTCAAGCAAGCCAAACACGGTAAATCAAATATGGATACGCTTGTAGCCTTGAGTACAGGAATCGCTTTTCTGTTTAGTGTGTTCAACACTTTTTTTCCTGAATTTTGGTTGAATCGTGGTATCGAGCCTCACGTTTATTATGAGGCGGCAACGGTAATTATAACCTTTATTTCCTTGGGGAAACTATTGGAGGAAAAGGCAAAGTCAAATACATCTTCAGCCATTAAAAAATTAATGGGACTACAGCCTAAAACGTTGAAAATTATTGAGAATGGTGAAGAAAAGGAAATTCCTATTTCGTCTGTTCAAGTAGGTCAGACCATTTTAGTGCGTCCGGGAGAAAAGATTCCTGTGGATGGAGAAGTATCTAAAGGAAGCTCGTATGTAGATGAAAGTATGATTACGGGAGAACCTGTTCCTGTTGAAAAAATAAAAGATGAAAAGGTATTCGCTGGTACCGTTAATCAAAAAGGAAGTTTTCAATTTACCGCTGAAAAAGTAGGTGGAGAAACCCTGCTTTCCCAAATCATTAAAATGGTTCAGCAAGCGCAAGGGAGTAAGGCACCCGTTCAAAAACTGGTCGATAAGATTGCCGGTATTTTCGTTCCTGTGGTATTGGGTATTTCCATTGTAACCTTCATTGTCTGGATGTCTTTAGGAGGCGATAATGCCTTTTCACAAGCCTTATTGACCTCTGTAGCAGTATTGGTAATCGCCTGTCCTTGTGCTTTGGGATTGGCAACACCTACCGCCATTATGGTGGGAATTGGTAAAGGCGCAGAAAATAATATCCTTATAAAGGATGCCGAAAGTTTAGAACTCGGTCATAAAGTGAATGCTGTCATTCTTGATAAAACAGGTACAATTACAGAAGGAAAACCTTTAGTAACTGATATATTTTGGAAGGATAAACTCGAAGATATCAACGAATACAAAAAAGTTCTTCTAGCTATTGAAGCACAATCAGAACACCCTTTGGCGGAAGCTGTAGTCAATCACTTAAAAGATGAAAATATTGAAAAAGCTGAAATTGCTTCTTTTGAAAGTATTACAGGAAAAGGTGTGAAAGCTCAAACAGAAAATGGTTCACCATACTATGTTGGAAACCATAAACTAATGCTTGAGAAAAATATTCAAATCGATGCTTCCTTGATGCAAACAGCAGAAAGTCTCGAAGAGCAAGCGAAAACCGTCATTTTCTTTGGCAATGAAAAACAAGTGCTGGCGATACTCGCCATTGCAGACAAGATTAAGGAAACTTCAAAAATGGCCATAGCAACACTTCAAGAACGAGGCATTGAGGTCTATATGCTTACTGGAGATAACAATAAAACCGCATCTGCTGTCGCAAAACAAGTAGGAATAACAAATTACCAAGGAGAAGTGATGCCTTCGGACAAAGCGGCTTTTGTCGAAAAATTACAGGCGGACGGAAAGATAGTAGCAATGGTGGGCGATGGTATCAACGATTCGCACGCCCTGGCGCAAGCCAATGTGAGTATTGCTATGGGCAAAGGTTCGGATATCGCAATGGATGTAGCAAAAATGACCTTGATAACATCAGATTTACAATCTATCCCAAAAGCATTGGAACTATCAAAAAGAACCGTGTTGGGCATACGTCAGAACTTATTCTGGGCATTTATTTACAACATTATTGGCATTCCAATTGCAGCGGGAGTTCTTTATCCTGTAAATGGGTTTTTGTTGGATCCGATGATTGCAGGTGCAGCAATGGCATTCAGTAGTGTATCCGTAGTTGCAAATAGCTTAAGACTTAAACGAGTAAAACTTTAA
- a CDS encoding DUF3347 domain-containing protein yields MKNLKMSIAAMLLLAVSFTNAQEKEKMNHDHGDMKMDHSKMMNKNSDAKAEAILSDYFNLKDALVADDTKKAAQAGTKLVATLKAFDMGSYTKEQQKELADIIEDATEHAEHISESEIDHQREHFKTLSKDITDMVAITGTKSTLYEQFCPMYDKGSAWLSTSKEVKNPYYGSRMLKCGKVQKTIQ; encoded by the coding sequence ATGAAAAATTTAAAAATGAGTATTGCAGCAATGCTATTGTTAGCAGTTTCTTTTACCAATGCACAGGAAAAAGAAAAAATGAACCACGATCACGGAGATATGAAAATGGACCATAGCAAAATGATGAATAAAAATAGTGACGCAAAAGCAGAAGCTATTTTAAGTGATTACTTTAATTTAAAAGATGCTTTAGTTGCGGACGATACAAAAAAGGCAGCACAAGCAGGAACAAAATTGGTAGCCACTCTTAAAGCATTTGATATGGGTAGTTATACAAAAGAACAACAAAAAGAGCTGGCCGATATCATAGAAGATGCTACCGAGCACGCAGAACATATTTCTGAAAGTGAGATAGACCACCAACGCGAGCACTTTAAAACGTTAAGTAAGGATATTACTGATATGGTAGCTATTACGGGTACAAAAAGCACGTTATACGAGCAATTTTGCCCAATGTATGATAAGGGTAGTGCGTGGTTGAGTACAAGTAAAGAAGTGAAAAATCCATATTACGGCAGTAGAATGCTTAAATGCGGAAAAGTTCAAAAGACTATTCAATAG
- a CDS encoding cation transporter, which produces MLKSIFEITQMDCPSEENLIRMKLDGVSSIANLDFDITNRKLTVFHKGQIDEIEQSILQLNLGGKLLTTEETDQIEFKEHKNQKKLLWTVLGINFAFFVIEMATGLISESMGLVADSLDMLADSFVYGISLFAIGGTLIKKKRIAKIAGYFQILLATIGFLEVLRRFFGAEKLPDFSTMIIVSIFALIANGICLYILQKSKSKDEAHMKASMIFTSNDLIINTGVIIAGLLVYWLNSNKPDLIIGTIVFVLVIQGALRILNLSK; this is translated from the coding sequence ATGCTAAAATCAATATTTGAAATAACCCAAATGGATTGCCCTTCGGAAGAAAATCTAATCCGAATGAAATTGGATGGGGTTTCGAGTATAGCGAATCTCGATTTTGATATTACTAACCGAAAACTGACCGTTTTTCACAAAGGTCAAATTGATGAAATAGAACAATCAATTTTACAACTTAATTTAGGCGGAAAATTACTCACAACAGAAGAAACAGACCAAATCGAATTCAAAGAACATAAAAACCAAAAGAAATTACTCTGGACGGTTCTCGGAATAAACTTTGCTTTCTTTGTTATTGAAATGGCAACAGGACTGATTTCTGAATCAATGGGACTTGTTGCCGATAGTTTAGATATGCTAGCAGACAGTTTCGTTTATGGAATTAGCTTATTTGCAATAGGTGGCACATTAATCAAAAAGAAAAGAATAGCTAAAATTGCAGGATATTTTCAAATACTACTTGCTACAATAGGATTTTTGGAAGTTTTAAGGCGTTTTTTCGGAGCGGAAAAACTTCCCGACTTTTCCACAATGATTATCGTTTCGATATTTGCACTTATAGCAAACGGAATTTGTCTTTACATTTTGCAAAAGTCAAAGAGTAAAGATGAGGCACATATGAAAGCAAGTATGATTTTTACTTCAAATGATCTAATTATAAATACAGGTGTAATTATTGCTGGACTTTTAGTTTACTGGTTGAATTCCAATAAACCAGATTTGATTATAGGAACGATTGTCTTTGTTTTAGTAATTCAAGGTGCTTTAAGAATATTAAATTTGAGTAAATAA
- a CDS encoding DUF3347 domain-containing protein encodes MSKLKSTLGIVAIAFITLTVMSCKDNSKEQNSTDGDHSEMNHDNSDGHHDGEKREMAMGGDSNTQAVLNDYFNLKNALVGDDNGKAKELGATLATSLGNFDASQYNDTQQSELKDIVEDAVEHAEHISESDIAHQREHFKVLSKDVIDMVAITGAEMKLYEQFCPMYDGGTAWLSTKEEVRNPYYGSQMLKCGKVQREIN; translated from the coding sequence ATGAGCAAATTAAAATCAACATTAGGTATAGTTGCGATAGCATTCATAACCTTAACAGTAATGTCTTGTAAAGACAACAGCAAAGAACAAAATAGCACGGATGGAGACCATTCAGAAATGAACCACGATAACAGTGATGGTCATCACGACGGCGAAAAGAGGGAAATGGCAATGGGTGGAGATAGTAATACACAAGCGGTATTAAATGACTATTTCAACTTAAAGAATGCCTTGGTGGGAGATGATAATGGCAAAGCCAAAGAACTTGGGGCAACCCTAGCAACATCCTTAGGAAATTTTGACGCCTCACAATATAACGATACCCAGCAATCGGAATTAAAGGATATTGTAGAGGATGCAGTTGAACACGCAGAACACATTTCAGAAAGTGATATAGCACACCAGCGCGAACATTTTAAAGTTTTAAGTAAAGATGTTATAGATATGGTTGCTATAACAGGAGCAGAGATGAAGCTTTACGAGCAGTTTTGCCCTATGTATGATGGCGGTACAGCTTGGCTAAGTACTAAAGAGGAAGTGCGCAATCCATACTATGGTAGTCAAATGTTAAAATGCGGCAAAGTACAACGTGAAATTAACTAA
- a CDS encoding potassium channel family protein, with the protein MNTIEKSERIGFYKQLFKKVLLTASIVIALSLSYILWVGVDSASQFLPFIIVGLALVKTIFIVRLTFIQLSKIIGESHQLTHVLTLFGVLIILIVLSFSADYHALYTLNPENFKSSTALNGSFSLQFFEFLYFSLITFSSVGFGDIVPLNIAGKLLVMMEVFLSFLVLVFGIANINRIHVNK; encoded by the coding sequence GTGAACACAATAGAAAAATCTGAAAGAATTGGCTTTTACAAGCAACTGTTTAAAAAGGTATTGCTTACTGCAAGTATAGTGATTGCTCTATCGTTAAGTTATATACTATGGGTAGGTGTAGATTCCGCCAGCCAATTTTTACCCTTTATAATTGTTGGTTTGGCTTTGGTCAAAACCATTTTTATCGTAAGGCTCACTTTTATACAGTTAAGTAAAATAATAGGCGAAAGTCATCAGCTAACCCACGTTCTTACTTTATTTGGGGTATTGATTATTTTGATTGTCCTTTCGTTTTCAGCAGATTATCACGCTTTATATACTTTGAACCCTGAAAATTTTAAATCGAGTACAGCGCTCAATGGCTCATTTTCATTACAGTTTTTTGAGTTTTTATATTTCAGCTTAATTACTTTTTCATCGGTTGGCTTCGGAGATATTGTACCATTGAATATTGCAGGTAAACTATTGGTAATGATGGAAGTTTTCTTGAGCTTTTTGGTATTGGTATTTGGTATTGCAAACATTAATAGAATTCACGTTAACAAATAA
- a CDS encoding helix-turn-helix domain-containing protein, with protein MREIIYIKNMVCPRCISAVSNILKQLEISYASIKLGEVKLVSTLNANTKKELSEALQNSGFSLIDDRKSQLIEQMKTLVVEKIHHSNDETDLKWADIISGELNLDYKYLSSLFSSVESITFEQYIINQKIERIKELIVYDELTLSEIAFQLHYSSVAYLSNQFKKITGMTPSQFKKSMGKNRKSLDEI; from the coding sequence ATGAGAGAGATTATCTATATTAAAAATATGGTCTGCCCAAGATGTATCTCGGCAGTATCCAATATTTTAAAACAACTTGAAATATCCTATGCTTCTATTAAATTGGGAGAAGTTAAATTAGTGTCAACATTAAATGCAAACACCAAAAAAGAGCTTTCCGAAGCCCTTCAAAATTCAGGTTTCAGTTTGATTGACGACCGTAAAAGTCAACTTATTGAGCAAATGAAAACTTTGGTTGTTGAGAAAATACATCATTCCAACGACGAAACCGATTTAAAATGGGCAGATATTATAAGTGGTGAACTTAATTTGGATTACAAATATTTAAGTTCCCTATTCTCGTCAGTAGAAAGCATCACGTTTGAGCAATATATCATCAACCAAAAAATTGAACGTATAAAAGAACTCATAGTTTACGATGAACTAACCTTAAGTGAAATAGCTTTTCAACTACATTATAGTAGCGTTGCATATTTAAGCAATCAGTTCAAGAAAATTACTGGGATGACACCATCACAGTTTAAGAAATCGATGGGCAAAAACCGAAAATCCTTGGATGAGATTTAA
- a CDS encoding permease, with protein MSEFLKQWGEAAYTTTGFFWMALWAFILGYIISSMIQIFVTEKRMQKTMNESEGKSVLLGTFFGFISSSCSFSALAGTKSIFKKGASFVSSIAFLLASTNLVIELGIIISIFLGWQFVVGEYVGGILLILISWILIRIINPKKLIEKARKNLENEDDDSMDDSKDWKKQIKKEDSWARVAKKYKMEWQMVWKDVTVGFTIAGIVAAFVPDSFFQTLFINSGQGNTDFTFLEILEHIVVGPIAAFLTFIGSMGNIPLAALLFGKGVSFAGVMAFIFSDLVVFPVLRINAKYYGWKMSLFILFLLFTALIGTALALHYSFDLLGMLPDTSQVKIQDKEHFKIDYTFYLNMAFLAISGYLIYLGFFKRKDVKHSMSEMAPKSPLLESVLKYAAYICYIWLAGGLIVKFFVN; from the coding sequence GTGAGCGAATTCTTAAAACAATGGGGCGAAGCGGCCTATACGACCACCGGATTTTTCTGGATGGCGCTTTGGGCATTCATCTTGGGATACATCATCAGTAGTATGATACAGATTTTTGTGACTGAAAAAAGGATGCAAAAAACAATGAACGAGAGTGAAGGTAAAAGTGTACTCTTAGGCACGTTTTTCGGTTTTATAAGCAGCTCGTGTAGTTTTTCGGCTTTAGCGGGCACAAAATCTATCTTTAAAAAAGGTGCAAGCTTTGTGTCTTCCATTGCTTTTCTTCTTGCATCGACCAATCTCGTAATTGAGCTTGGAATCATCATTTCCATATTTTTGGGATGGCAGTTTGTAGTCGGCGAATATGTAGGTGGAATCCTTTTAATTCTTATTTCGTGGATTTTGATACGAATAATCAATCCTAAAAAGCTCATAGAAAAAGCGCGCAAGAATTTAGAGAACGAAGATGACGATTCAATGGATGATTCCAAAGATTGGAAAAAACAAATCAAGAAAGAAGATAGTTGGGCAAGGGTTGCCAAAAAATATAAGATGGAATGGCAGATGGTATGGAAGGACGTTACCGTTGGCTTTACCATTGCAGGTATCGTCGCAGCCTTCGTTCCCGATTCTTTCTTCCAGACACTATTTATCAATAGTGGTCAAGGCAATACAGACTTTACCTTTCTTGAAATATTGGAACATATCGTTGTAGGACCTATTGCCGCATTTTTAACTTTTATTGGCTCAATGGGTAATATTCCGTTGGCGGCATTGCTTTTTGGAAAGGGCGTGAGTTTTGCAGGGGTTATGGCTTTTATTTTTAGTGATTTGGTAGTCTTTCCTGTACTTCGTATTAACGCCAAGTATTATGGGTGGAAAATGTCGCTGTTCATTTTATTCTTACTGTTTACGGCATTAATAGGAACAGCTTTGGCTCTGCATTACTCTTTCGATTTGTTGGGTATGTTGCCTGACACATCACAAGTTAAAATACAGGACAAAGAGCATTTCAAAATTGACTATACCTTCTATTTGAATATGGCTTTTCTCGCAATTTCAGGATATCTCATATACTTAGGGTTTTTCAAGAGAAAGGATGTAAAGCACTCAATGAGCGAAATGGCACCGAAAAGTCCATTGCTTGAAAGTGTTTTAAAATATGCGGCCTATATCTGTTATATATGGTTGGCAGGTGGACTGATTGTAAAATTTTTCGTGAATTAA
- a CDS encoding DUF305 domain-containing protein, with the protein MENSNQNSKKNNYTKFVGMLAASFVAMYITMYLNSYQLDHVYFSLTRFYMSCLGIAAMAIIMFVAMRNMYQNKKKNIAIVLGSIVLFVGALGLVRDQKSTVGDILWMKAMIPHHSIAILTSERADIQDPEVKKLAEDIIKAQEKEIAEMKAMIKRLENNK; encoded by the coding sequence ATGGAAAATTCAAATCAAAATTCAAAAAAAAACAATTACACAAAATTTGTAGGTATGCTGGCGGCATCATTTGTGGCAATGTACATTACAATGTACCTAAACTCTTATCAATTAGATCACGTCTATTTTAGCCTTACTCGTTTTTATATGAGTTGCTTGGGTATTGCTGCTATGGCCATTATAATGTTTGTGGCGATGCGTAATATGTACCAAAACAAAAAGAAGAATATCGCCATTGTTTTGGGTAGCATTGTGCTATTTGTTGGTGCATTAGGATTGGTACGCGATCAGAAGTCAACGGTAGGAGACATATTGTGGATGAAAGCAATGATACCTCACCACTCTATTGCGATTTTAACAAGTGAGCGTGCTGATATCCAAGATCCAGAAGTTAAAAAGTTAGCTGAAGATATTATCAAGGCACAAGAAAAGGAAATTGCAGAAATGAAAGCAATGATAAAACGATTGGAAAATAACAAATAA
- a CDS encoding YybH family protein — protein MKVLKIITLVTVLISTVSITNAQNDKDSKDKEDVIAVMKAYKDALQNLTTEGTFELFTEDSKVFESGGVEGSYAHYIEHHLGPELGHFKKFEFSDYEIDAEVDLPYAFTTETYIYTIVLNPDEKGESRTIKKKGVATSILKKMDGKWKIIKTHSSSRNVK, from the coding sequence ATGAAAGTACTTAAAATTATTACACTCGTAACTGTTCTCATTTCAACAGTCAGCATTACCAATGCACAGAATGATAAAGATTCTAAAGATAAAGAAGATGTTATCGCAGTAATGAAAGCTTACAAAGATGCACTACAAAACTTAACGACCGAGGGGACATTTGAACTATTTACAGAAGATTCAAAAGTATTTGAATCTGGTGGTGTAGAAGGCTCGTATGCGCACTATATAGAACACCATTTGGGGCCTGAGTTGGGGCATTTCAAAAAATTTGAATTTTCAGATTATGAAATTGATGCGGAAGTAGATTTGCCTTATGCATTTACTACTGAAACCTACATCTACACTATCGTGCTCAATCCAGATGAAAAAGGCGAAAGTAGAACGATAAAGAAAAAAGGAGTAGCGACGTCTATCTTAAAAAAGATGGATGGTAAATGGAAGATTATTAAAACACATTCTTCGTCAAGAAATGTAAAATAA